One Vitis vinifera cultivar Pinot Noir 40024 chromosome 8, ASM3070453v1 genomic window carries:
- the LOC100255100 gene encoding thylakoid lumenal 15.0 kDa protein 2, chloroplastic, whose product MAVFLRYQHLPSSSLAATASLQLSPPPFPTKRLANFGNWVTHFRSKAVNLALSSALTLGLSLTFTGVECAEAKVGVNKPDLLPKEFSSVIDVAGFLSDGQEKRLAQEITNIEKDTGFKLRVLAQNYPDTPGLAIKEFWQVDDRTIVFVADPTFGNILNFNVGASVDLDIPRSFWSRLAGKYGNIFYWKEKGEDASIEAAVMAISNCLREPVGPNNCSEVK is encoded by the exons ATGGCAGTTTTTCTTCGTTATCAGCATCTTCCATCTTCATCTCTGGCAGCAACGGCCTCACTTCAACTCTCTCCTCCACCCTTTCCAACTAAAAGATTAGCTAATTTCGGCAACTGGGTTACTCATTTCCGCTCCAAAGCTGTCAACTTAGCCCTCTCCAGCGCGCTCACCCTCGGCCTATCTCTCACCTTTACAG GAGTTGAATGTGCTGAGGCAAAGGTTGGGGTTAACAAGCCAGACTTGCTCCCGAAAGAATTTAGTTCAGTTATTGATGTTGCGGGCTTCCTCTCTGATGGCCAG GAGAAGAGGCTGGCACAGGAGATCACTAATATTGAAAAGGATACAGGATTCAAGTTGAGAGTTCTAGCTCAGAACTATCCTGACACCCCTG GGTTGGCCATTAAAGAATTTTGGCAAGTAGATGATAGAACTATTGTCTTTGTTGCTGATCCCACCTTTG GTAATATACTCAATTTCAATGTGGGGGCTTCAGTTGATTTAGACATTCCACGTAGTTTCTGGAGCCGTTTGGCTGGGAAGTATGGAAACATATTTTACTGGAAAGAGAAG GGGGAAGATGCTTCCATTGAAGCTGCTGTCATGGCAATATCAAATTGCTTGAGAGAACCTGTGGGCCCAAATAATTGCTCAGAGGTAAAATAG